From the genome of Leguminivora glycinivorella isolate SPB_JAAS2020 chromosome Z, LegGlyc_1.1, whole genome shotgun sequence, one region includes:
- the LOC125240857 gene encoding glypican-4, translating into MTVRECYCVELSPSKKSIHGLKMRHIFLVLVFASLMVSSCVADLELSCTNVRNIFEKKGMLSVVDIQEQPNSDAGGLCGTQGCCGATARAPLTQQARRQLEDALRSELGKLADVLSNRAKRFDDFFRKLLQISREGFHAMFKRTYGMIYEQHSYVFEQLFEQLERYYTLGDTNFEHMMDHFFGILYQKMFSVLNAQYSFDEKYLKCVNEHMREIQPFEDVPHKLSVQLRRAFVATRTFHKALRAGADVVRNMMQVGVGEECAAAWARLRWCGACGAGAAPACSRYCHNVLRGCLPAHADLADNWDAYVDAVEKVADRLLGPFNIAMVVEPIDIKISEAIMSFQEHNQEISQKIFAGCGKPVLGGGGGGGGGGAFFAPERSRRSPRAPPPPAPPAPRRLVANDVDDFEIEASFESLLNDDPSLLSLRTPEGIKKITDEMAEHAKSRERFLQYMRGNINLEAYEEHERRKRDAEPEPAGGAEIDFRSYEFAGKRGSKKKKPAAKAEDGHGSEWAGPALEKLVRETRLRVRATHHYWSHLPALLCSPASVTSAPCFNGTHTASYTLSSAGEGSEALAANPEVRGAARAAPAVARAQLDALPALTARLKDAYNGVEVQWKDDSDSLAAAESQLHALAEPGSGSGSGDDADDEDARDRLPDDDEDRDRDPLTDYPEGSGDSGRRDDEDSLETEVEPAVGTARPPPGAAGPPAPAPGVVDSPASNNVQVRGQVGAAPPPPEPPAPPAAGAAAAAPRPSLQKALFTYALPVVCAWFGTIITDLI; encoded by the exons ATGCGGGCGGATTATGCGGGACGCAGGGCTGCTGCGGCGCGACGGCGCGCGCGCCGCTCACGCAGCAAGCGCGCCGGCAGCTCGAAGACGCGCTGCGCAGCGAGCTCGGCAAGCTGGCGGACGTTCTCAGCAACAGAGCCAAGCGGTTTGATG ACTTCTTCCGCAAGCTGCTGCAGATCTCGCGCGAGGGCTTCCACGCCATGTTCAAGCGAACGTACGGCATGATCTACGAGCAGCACTCGTACGTCTTCGAGCAGCTCTTCGAACAACTAGAACG GTACTACACTCTCGGCGATACCAACTTCGAGCACATGATGGATCACTTCTTTGGCATACTTTATCAGAAGATGTTCAGCGTGCTCAACGCTCAATATAGTTTCGATGAAAA GTACTTGAAATGCGTGAACGAGCACATGCGCGAGATCCAGCCGTTCGAGGACGTGCCGCACAAGCTGTCGGTGCAGCTGCGGCGCGCCTTCGTGGCCACGCGCACCTTCCACAAGGCGCTGCGCGCCGGCGCCGACGTCGTGCGCAACATGATGCAG GTGGGCGTGGGCGAGGAGTGCGCGGCGGCGTGGGCGCGGCTGCGCTGGTGCGGCGCGTGCGGCGCGGGTGCGGCGCCCGCCTGCAGCCGCTACTGCCACAACGTGCTGCGCGGCTGCCTGCCCGCGCACGCCGACCTCGCCGACAACTGGGACGCCTACGTCG ACGCCGTGGAAAAGGTAGCCGATCGACTTCTCGGTCCATTTAATATCGCCATGGTCGTGGAACCGATCGACATAAAGATATCAGAGGCCATAATGAGTTTTCAAGAGCACAACCAAGAGATCTCCCAGAAGATCTTCGCCGGGTGCGGCAAGCCGGTGCtgggcggcggtggcggcggcggcggcggcggcgccttcTTCGCGCCCGAGCGCAGCCGCCGCtcgccgcgcgcgccgccgccgcccgcgccgcccgcgccgcgccgcctcgTCGCTAATGACGTAGACGATTTCGAAATCGAAGCCTCCTTCGAGAGTCTACTCAACGACGATCCTTCCCTCCTCAGCCTGAGGACACCAGAAGGAATCAAAAAGATAACTGACGAGATGGCCGAACATGCCAAGTCGAGAGAGCGATTCTTGCAGTATATGAGGGGAAATATTAATTTAGAAGCGTACGAAGAACACGAGAGACGGAAACGAGACGCGGAACCCGAGCCCGCCGGAGGAGCTGAAATCGACTTCAGGTCGTACGAGTTTGCCGGCAAGCGGGGCTCCAAGAAGAAGAAGCCCGCCGCCAAGGCGGAAGACGGCCACG GGTCGGAGTGGGCAGGGCCGGCGCTGGAGAAGCTGGTGCGCGAGACGCGGCTGCGCGTGCGCGCCACGCACCACTACTGGAGCCACCTGCCCGCGCTGCTGTGCAGCCCCGCCAGCGTCACCAGCGCGCCCTGCTTCAACGGCACGCACACCGCCAG CTACACGTTGAGTTCGGCGGGCGAGGGCAGCGAGGCGCTGGCCGCCAACCCGGAGgtgcgcggcgcggcgcgcgcggcgccCGCCGTGGCGCGCGCGCAGCTCGACGCGCTGCCCGCGCTCACCGCGCGCCTCAAGGACGCCTACAACGGCGTCGAGGTGCAGTGGAAGGACGACA GTGACTCGCTGGCGGCGGCGGAGTCGCAGCTGCACGCGCTGGCGGAGCCGGGCTCGGGCTCGGGCTCCGGCGACGACGCGGACGACGAGGACGCGCGCGACCGCCTGCCCGACGACGACGaggaccgcgaccgcgacccgCTCACTGACTATCCTGAAG GGTCGGGCGATAGCGGGCGCAGGGACGACGAGGACTCGCTGGAGACGGAGGTGGAGCCGGCGGTGGGCACGGCGCGGCCGCCGCCGGGCGCGGCCggcccgcccgcgcccgcgcccggcgTCGTGGACAGCCCCGCCTCCAACAACGTGCAGGTGCGCGGGCAGGtgggcgccgcgccgccgccgcccgagccgcccgcgccgcccgccgccggcgccgccgccgccgcgccgcgtcCCTCGCTGCAGAAGGCACTCTTCACCTACGCGCTGCCGGTCGTCTGCGCGTGGTTCGGCACCATCATCACCGACTTGATATAA